One window of the Microcoleus sp. AS-A8 genome contains the following:
- a CDS encoding S9 family peptidase produces MSQSQIAPYGSWKSPITADLIVTGTIGIGGIALDGDDVYWSEGRPAEAGRNAIARRTPDGTITDVTPLPFNVRTRVHEYGGGSFTVKDGIIYFSNFADQRLYKGTGAAPLQEPQPISKESGGNLRYADAVIDTGRGRIICVCEDHTAGGHEPTNTLVSINLDNGEDVQVLASGNDFYASPRLSPDRTQLAWLSWNHPNMPWDGTQLWVAPIQADGLLGEPQLVAGGVEESVFQPEWSPDGVLYFVSDRTGWWNLYRWNPPLAQESVGEIEPLCEMEAEFGLPQWVFGMSTYAVESVNRIICTYTQEGIWYLASLDTQTKQLEVIETAYTDISSVHAVNNRAVFMAGSATEPTAVVQMDLATRQLEVLRRSSQLEIDTGYLSVPQAIAFPTENNLTAYAFFYPPNNQDYTAPTGEKPPLIVKSHGGPTASTSSAFNLKIQYWTSRGFAFVDVNYGGSTGYGRDYRQRLKDNWGIVDVDDCANAAKYLAEQGLVDGERLAIAGGSAGGYTTLAALTFRDIFKAGASYYGVSDLEVLAKDTHKFEARYLDGLIGPYPERKDLYEKRSPIHFTDQLSCPVIFFQGLEDKVVPPNQAEMMVEALKAKGLPVAYVAYEGEQHGFRRAENIKRTLDGEFYFYSRVFGFEPAETIEPVAIENLGNRA; encoded by the coding sequence ATGAGCCAATCGCAAATAGCACCCTATGGTTCTTGGAAATCACCCATTACGGCTGACTTGATTGTCACAGGTACAATTGGGATAGGCGGTATTGCCCTTGATGGAGATGATGTCTACTGGAGCGAGGGGCGACCTGCTGAAGCGGGACGGAATGCGATCGCAAGACGAACACCCGATGGCACCATTACTGATGTAACGCCACTTCCCTTCAACGTTCGTACCCGCGTTCACGAGTATGGTGGTGGTTCTTTCACCGTTAAAGATGGCATCATTTACTTCTCCAACTTTGCCGATCAACGCCTCTATAAGGGCACAGGGGCAGCGCCTCTACAGGAACCGCAACCTATTTCTAAGGAGTCAGGGGGAAATCTGCGCTATGCGGATGCGGTGATTGACACGGGACGGGGGCGGATTATTTGTGTGTGCGAAGACCACACCGCAGGAGGTCATGAACCCACAAACACGTTGGTCAGCATTAACTTGGACAATGGTGAAGATGTCCAAGTGTTAGCTTCTGGCAATGATTTTTACGCCTCGCCGCGCCTGAGTCCCGATCGCACTCAGTTAGCATGGCTGAGTTGGAATCATCCGAATATGCCTTGGGATGGTACTCAACTCTGGGTTGCTCCGATTCAAGCCGATGGTTTATTGGGTGAACCTCAGCTAGTAGCTGGAGGCGTTGAGGAGTCCGTCTTTCAGCCAGAATGGTCACCGGATGGTGTATTGTACTTTGTTTCTGACCGCACGGGTTGGTGGAATCTTTACCGCTGGAACCCCCCCCTTGCTCAGGAGAGTGTAGGAGAGATTGAACCATTATGTGAAATGGAAGCTGAGTTTGGGCTTCCCCAGTGGGTGTTTGGCATGTCTACCTATGCCGTTGAGTCCGTTAATCGCATTATTTGTACTTACACCCAAGAAGGCATTTGGTACTTGGCGAGTCTGGATACCCAGACAAAACAGCTAGAAGTGATTGAGACAGCTTACACGGATATTTCATCCGTTCATGCGGTAAATAATCGCGCTGTGTTCATGGCGGGTTCAGCCACAGAACCGACGGCGGTGGTTCAGATGGACTTAGCAACGCGACAACTAGAAGTCTTGCGGCGATCAAGTCAGTTAGAGATAGATACCGGATATCTCTCCGTACCCCAAGCGATCGCATTCCCAACTGAGAATAATCTCACCGCGTATGCCTTCTTCTACCCACCCAACAACCAAGACTACACCGCACCGACTGGGGAAAAGCCGCCACTGATTGTTAAAAGTCACGGGGGGCCAACCGCCTCTACCTCCAGTGCATTTAACTTAAAAATTCAATATTGGACAAGTCGCGGCTTTGCCTTTGTTGATGTTAACTATGGGGGTAGCACAGGATACGGACGAGACTATCGTCAACGGCTCAAAGATAATTGGGGAATTGTGGATGTGGACGATTGCGCCAATGCTGCCAAGTATCTGGCTGAGCAAGGATTAGTGGATGGTGAGCGACTGGCGATCGCAGGGGGCAGTGCTGGAGGCTACACAACCTTAGCTGCTCTTACTTTCCGGGATATCTTTAAGGCCGGTGCCAGTTACTACGGCGTCAGTGATTTGGAGGTATTGGCGAAGGATACCCATAAATTTGAGGCACGCTACCTGGATGGGTTAATTGGCCCTTACCCGGAACGCAAAGATTTGTATGAAAAGCGATCGCCGATTCACTTCACCGACCAACTTTCTTGTCCTGTTATTTTCTTCCAAGGACTAGAAGATAAAGTTGTACCGCCTAACCAGGCAGAGATGATGGTCGAAGCCTTAAAAGCGAAAGGATTGCCTGTGGCTTATGTTGCTTATGAGGGAGAACAACACGGATTCCGTCGTGCCGAGAATATCAAACGCACCTTAGATGGTGAGTTTTACTTCTACTCCCGTGTCTTTGGTTTTGAACCCGCTGAGACGATTGAACCGGTTGCGATCGAGAATCTAGGAAATAGAGCCTAG
- a CDS encoding Uma2 family endonuclease — MTVSASKPITLDEFLKLPETKPASEYIDGEIIQKPMPKGRHSRLQGKLCAAVNQVTEDAKIAYAFPELRCSFGSRSIIPDVAVFQWHRIPFNTNGEVPDDFKLPPDWTIKILSPEQKPNKVIGNILYCLQHGCRLGWFVDPDDRSILVFLSGQQPELMQGSDRLVILEEIELELTVNHVFGWLKMER; from the coding sequence ATGACCGTTTCAGCCTCCAAACCTATTACGCTGGATGAGTTTCTAAAACTCCCTGAAACGAAGCCAGCTAGCGAATACATTGACGGTGAAATTATCCAGAAGCCGATGCCAAAGGGGAGACACAGCCGTTTGCAGGGTAAACTTTGTGCTGCCGTTAACCAAGTGACTGAGGATGCTAAGATTGCCTACGCTTTCCCTGAACTGCGGTGTAGCTTTGGTAGTCGGTCAATTATCCCTGATGTAGCGGTGTTTCAGTGGCATCGCATTCCTTTCAATACAAATGGAGAGGTGCCTGATGATTTTAAACTGCCTCCAGACTGGACAATTAAGATTCTTTCTCCTGAACAGAAGCCTAATAAAGTAATTGGTAATATTCTCTACTGTCTACAGCATGGATGCCGATTAGGTTGGTTTGTTGACCCCGATGATCGCAGCATACTGGTATTTTTGTCGGGTCAGCAACCTGAACTGATGCAAGGGAGCGATCGCTTAGTAATACTGGAGGAGATTGAACTAGAGTTAACAGTAAATCATGTTTTTGGATGGCTCAAGATGGAAAGATAA
- a CDS encoding TIGR02450 family Trp-rich protein produces MPKKQKFPYLVGSKWTSRQKTWGWRHFQVVNRKNQGDLVFAEMVASCDPNVRFWLNAKQLKNPSLWQAGWQSLEEMKEEEEEEMNEMEVIQ; encoded by the coding sequence ATGCCAAAAAAGCAAAAATTCCCTTACCTCGTGGGTTCTAAATGGACATCCAGGCAGAAAACCTGGGGCTGGCGGCACTTTCAAGTTGTCAACCGCAAAAACCAAGGGGATTTAGTCTTTGCCGAAATGGTTGCATCCTGCGACCCCAATGTCCGTTTTTGGCTCAATGCCAAACAACTGAAAAACCCTTCCTTATGGCAAGCAGGTTGGCAATCTCTGGAAGAAATGAAGGAGGAAGAAGAGGAAGAAATGAACGAGATGGAGGTGATCCAATGA
- a CDS encoding type II toxin-antitoxin system PemK/MazF family toxin, giving the protein MSIQRGEIYFVNLNPVQGREQAGQRPVVVLSVDEINRLPLVVTVVVGTKGENIQRDYPTNVRVSAAESGLPVETVFLCFQLRSLDQRRFPEQPAGRLSEQVMSRVEAATRYCLGL; this is encoded by the coding sequence GTGAGCATTCAGCGAGGCGAAATCTATTTTGTAAATCTTAATCCAGTTCAAGGTAGAGAACAGGCAGGCCAACGTCCTGTCGTTGTTCTTTCAGTTGATGAAATTAACCGCCTGCCTTTGGTGGTAACCGTCGTTGTTGGAACAAAAGGAGAAAATATCCAACGCGATTATCCAACTAATGTTCGAGTTTCTGCGGCAGAAAGTGGTTTACCAGTTGAAACAGTTTTCTTGTGTTTTCAACTTCGCTCCCTCGATCAAAGACGTTTTCCAGAACAACCAGCAGGTAGACTTTCTGAACAAGTTATGTCACGGGTAGAGGCAGCAACTCGCTATTGCTTGGGATTGTGA
- a CDS encoding rhomboid family intramembrane serine protease, protein MSREDRKAILRTETGAIARELKTQGKILGGFVATIWVLGIADLALGGALNVYGIAPRHIIGLRGILFAPFLHGGLGHLIANTIPFIVLGWFVMLQETRDFFRVSAITMLVSGLGTWVFGSPNSIHIGASGLIFGYLGFLLLRGYFERNFPSILLSLVVGFLYGSTIWGVLPTRPGISWEGHLFGFIGGVIAARLLARKKLS, encoded by the coding sequence ATGAGCAGGGAAGACAGAAAAGCCATCCTCCGCACCGAAACAGGAGCGATCGCCCGTGAATTGAAAACCCAAGGCAAAATCCTCGGTGGATTCGTTGCCACCATCTGGGTTTTAGGGATTGCAGATTTGGCTTTGGGTGGGGCACTCAACGTTTACGGAATTGCTCCACGTCACATTATTGGTTTGCGTGGCATTTTGTTTGCCCCTTTCCTACATGGTGGTTTGGGTCACCTAATTGCCAACACCATCCCTTTTATCGTTCTGGGTTGGTTTGTGATGTTGCAAGAAACCAGAGACTTTTTTAGGGTTAGCGCCATTACCATGCTGGTGAGTGGCTTAGGGACTTGGGTGTTTGGTTCACCCAACTCGATTCACATTGGTGCAAGTGGTCTGATCTTCGGTTACCTGGGTTTTTTGCTTCTGCGGGGCTACTTTGAACGCAACTTTCCCTCAATCTTGCTCTCCCTCGTCGTCGGTTTCCTCTACGGGAGTACGATCTGGGGCGTGTTGCCAACGCGACCCGGAATATCCTGGGAAGGACACTTATTTGGCTTTATCGGCGGTGTGATCGCGGCACGCCTCTTGGCACGGAAGAAACTATCATGA